A window from Sulfitobacter sp. OXR-159 encodes these proteins:
- a CDS encoding xanthine dehydrogenase family protein molybdopterin-binding subunit, whose amino-acid sequence MTEQFKMDAPATARRLDEMAQGLVGAPLDRPEGPLKVTGTATYANEWQVEGMVHGVMVRAPGNSGRVVLANRDDVAKMPGVLAVIQDERLLRNPAQGTANKAPIQGPDHAAYLGQLIAVVVAEGFEQARHAAQSLKVELENGEVMPVDPATAAVEPQEAKTLDQGDLDGAMQEAAFSVDVTYTTPSHSSSPMEPHASIASWDGDDLTLRGSYQMLKYNRNELSDALGIHPDRLRILSPYVGGGFGSKLGIAPEAVAAAIAAKEVGRPVSVALQRPQVYEATMRRSETTQRVRLAADAEGKLTGLGHDARVSNLPGETFAEPVLQASHFLYAGANRKMSMDLARVHRLCAGSVRAPGEAVGVTVFEGAMDELADKIGMDPVELRRRNIPEKDPESGKDFSSRRFREALDSGAETFGWADRPGIKERREGEWLIGYGMASAARINVLMESQARVTLMPDGRLRVETDMTDIGTGTYAILGQIAGDMMGLPRDAVDVVLGDTTLPPASGSGGSWGASSSGTSVYLACEAIRKQLAERLEVDENDLTLKDGMATFDNQTRSLSEILNGDEIAKLGHVLPGDTSEAVRQATFGAYFAEVAVHAASGETRVRRMHGTFAAGRILNAKTARSQCLGGMTFGIGIALTEELAFDPRDGHVANHNLAEYHIPVNADVPQLTVDLLEERDDWANPLQAKGIGELGICGAAAAITNAIYNATGVRVRDYPATLDKVIAGM is encoded by the coding sequence ATGACCGAGCAATTCAAAATGGACGCGCCCGCCACCGCACGCAGGCTTGATGAAATGGCGCAGGGTCTTGTCGGTGCGCCGCTAGACCGCCCCGAGGGGCCGCTGAAAGTCACCGGCACGGCGACCTATGCCAACGAATGGCAGGTCGAGGGGATGGTGCATGGCGTGATGGTCCGCGCCCCGGGCAACAGTGGCCGCGTGGTTTTGGCCAACCGGGATGACGTGGCGAAGATGCCGGGCGTCTTGGCCGTGATCCAAGACGAACGCCTGCTGCGCAATCCCGCCCAAGGCACCGCGAACAAAGCCCCGATTCAGGGGCCGGATCACGCCGCCTATCTAGGGCAGTTGATCGCGGTGGTGGTTGCCGAAGGCTTTGAACAGGCCCGCCATGCGGCGCAGTCGCTGAAGGTGGAACTTGAAAACGGCGAGGTCATGCCGGTCGATCCCGCAACGGCGGCGGTTGAACCGCAAGAGGCGAAAACGCTGGATCAGGGCGATCTGGATGGGGCGATGCAGGAGGCCGCGTTTTCGGTCGATGTGACCTATACCACCCCGTCGCACTCCAGCTCCCCGATGGAGCCGCATGCCTCTATCGCGTCGTGGGACGGCGATGACCTGACCCTGCGCGGCAGCTATCAGATGCTGAAATACAACCGCAATGAGCTGTCGGACGCGCTTGGCATTCACCCCGACCGGCTGCGCATCCTGTCTCCTTACGTCGGCGGCGGCTTTGGCTCGAAACTCGGGATCGCGCCCGAGGCGGTCGCGGCGGCGATTGCGGCAAAAGAGGTGGGCCGCCCGGTTTCTGTCGCCCTCCAACGGCCACAGGTCTATGAGGCGACGATGCGCAGGTCAGAGACCACGCAGCGTGTGCGGCTTGCCGCCGATGCCGAGGGGAAGTTGACCGGTCTGGGCCATGACGCGCGCGTGTCCAACCTGCCCGGAGAGACCTTTGCCGAGCCGGTTTTGCAAGCCTCGCATTTCCTCTATGCCGGGGCGAACCGCAAGATGTCGATGGATCTGGCACGGGTGCACCGCCTCTGCGCAGGCTCTGTCCGCGCGCCGGGCGAAGCGGTGGGGGTCACCGTTTTCGAGGGCGCGATGGATGAGCTGGCCGACAAGATCGGCATGGACCCGGTCGAACTGCGCCGCCGCAACATCCCCGAAAAAGACCCCGAAAGCGGCAAAGACTTCTCTTCCCGTCGTTTCCGTGAGGCGCTTGACAGCGGGGCCGAGACCTTTGGCTGGGCCGACCGCCCCGGCATCAAGGAACGGCGTGAGGGCGAATGGCTGATCGGATACGGCATGGCCTCGGCGGCGCGGATCAACGTGCTGATGGAGAGCCAAGCCCGCGTGACGCTGATGCCCGATGGCCGCCTGCGGGTCGAGACGGATATGACCGACATCGGCACCGGCACCTATGCGATCTTGGGGCAAATCGCGGGCGATATGATGGGCCTGCCGCGAGATGCCGTGGATGTGGTCTTGGGCGATACCACCCTACCTCCGGCCTCTGGCTCTGGCGGGTCGTGGGGCGCGTCGTCGAGCGGCACCTCTGTCTATCTGGCCTGTGAGGCGATCCGCAAACAATTGGCCGAGCGGCTGGAAGTGGACGAAAATGACCTGACGCTGAAAGACGGAATGGCCACATTCGACAATCAGACCCGAAGCCTGAGCGAGATCCTGAACGGCGATGAGATCGCGAAGCTTGGCCATGTGCTGCCCGGCGACACTTCCGAGGCGGTGCGGCAGGCGACATTCGGTGCCTATTTCGCCGAAGTCGCGGTGCATGCCGCCTCGGGCGAGACGCGGGTGCGGCGGATGCACGGCACTTTCGCCGCAGGGCGGATCCTGAATGCCAAGACGGCGCGCTCGCAATGTCTGGGCGGGATGACCTTTGGCATCGGCATCGCGCTGACCGAGGAGTTGGCCTTTGACCCGCGCGACGGGCATGTGGCCAACCACAACCTTGCGGAATACCACATTCCGGTTAACGCCGACGTGCCGCAGTTGACCGTCGATCTGCTGGAAGAGCGGGACGATTGGGCCAACCCGCTGCAGGCGAAAGGGATCGGTGAGTTGGGCATCTGCGGCGCGGCTGCGGCGATCACCAATGCGATCTACAACGCCACCGGGGTGCGGGTGCGCGACTACCCCGCCACCTTGGACAAGGTGATTGCGGGGATGTGA